Proteins from a single region of Phalacrocorax carbo chromosome 25, bPhaCar2.1, whole genome shotgun sequence:
- the SOST gene encoding sclerostin translates to MQISWAVCSVCVLIQLAFRPVEGWQMFKNDATEIIPEITENTETPMEQTFSNNNNTMNQAKHGGRHIQQAPDANDASDFSCREMRTTRYITEGPCRSLKPVKELVCSGQCVPSHLLPNSIGRGKWWRQNALDYRCIPAHTRTQRIQMACPEEETRTYKFRAVTSCKCKRYTRYHNQSELKDFGKETVRPQKNKKPRLSRARSSKSNQHELENAY, encoded by the exons ATGCAGATCTCTTGGGCTGTGTGCTCTGTCTGTGTCTTAATACAACTAGCATTTCGACCTGTGGAAGGGTggcaaatgtttaaaaatgatGCTACAGAAATAATTCCTGAGatcactgaaaatacagaaacaccAATGGAGCAGACTttcagcaacaacaacaacacaaTGAACCAGGCAAAGCATGGAGGAAGACACATACAACAAGCTCCAGACGCTAACG ATGCTTCCGACTTCAGCTGCAGAGAAATGCGAACCACCCGCTACATCACAGAGGGGCCTTGCCGCAgcctcaagcctgtcaaggaACTGGTCTGCTCTGGTCAGTGTGTCCCCTCACACCTCCTTCCCAATTCCATTGGTAGAGGCAAGTGGTGGCGTCAGAATGCCCTGGATTATCGCTGCATTCCTGCCCACACTCGCACGCAGCGCATCCAGATGGCTTGTCCTGAGGAAGAGACTCGGACTTACAAATTCCGAGCTGTCACGTCCTGCAAGTGCAAGCGCTACACTCGCTACCACAACCAGTCTGAGCTGAAGGACTTCGGAAAGGAAACTGTCAGGCCTCAGAAGAACAAGAAGCCCCGTCTCTCCAGAGCCAGGAGCAGCAAATCTAACCAGCACGAGTTAGAAAATGCTTATTAG